TTTGAAATCATGACCGCGATCCTGAAGGCGCCGGTCGATCTGTTGTGGTTCGGCGGTATCGGCACCTATATCAAGGCGCTTTCGGAAACCCATGCCGAGGTCGGCGATCGTGCGAACGACCCGATCCGCATTACGGCGGACGAGGTCGGCGCCAAGGTGATCGGCGAAGGTGCCAATCTCGGCGTCACCCAGAAGGGCCGCATCGCCTTTTCGCTGAAGGGCGGACGCTGCAATTCCGACGCCATCGACAATTCGGCGGGCGTCAATTCCTCCGACGTCGAGGTCAATATCAAGATTGCCCTGTCAACGGCGGTATCAAGCGGCCGCCTCGATCTCCCGGCCCGCAACAAACTGCTCGCCTCGATGACCGAGGAGGTCGGCGAGCTGGTGCTGCGCAACAACTACCTCCAATCCCTGGCGATTTCGCTGGTGGCACGCCAGGGCAGCGGTAATCGTGATGAGCTATCGCGACTGATGACCGTATTAGAGGCTTCTGGCAGGCTGAACCGCAAGGTGGAAACCCTGCCGGATGATGCGGCGCTGGCCGAGCGCTATGCAGGCGGTCAATCCCTGACCCGCCCGGAAATCGGCGTGCTTCTGTCCTATGCCAAGATCTCGCTGTTCGATGATCTGGTCGAAACCAGCCTGCCGGACGATCCCTATTGCGCCAGCATTCTCAGCAATTACTTCCCGAAGAAAATGCGCAAGCCTTACGCCGATGACATTGCCACGCATCGGCTGCATCGCGAAATCATTGCGACTGTGCTCGCCAACCACATCATCAACCGTGGCGGCCCAGGCTTCATGGCGTGGATGAGCGACGCGACTGGCGGTACGGCCGAGGATATTGCCAGAGCCGCTCTTCTGACCCGCGATGGGCTGGATCTGCGGGCCTATTGGGACCGGATCGACGCGCTGGACGGCGAAATTTCCGGCGAAGCGCAGAACGATCTCTACCAGCGGGTCGCCACGGTCTACCGCGTCTTCACCAAACTGGCGATTGATACACGGTTGGCCGCCGGTGACCTGTCGGATGTGGTGCGCAAGTTGAAAAGCGCGATCAAATCCTTCAAGGGCTTCAGCCGCTCGGTCACCCCAGCCGATTTCTCGGCGCAGATCGGTGCCGAGGCCAGCGCCATGACCGCTGCGGGCGTGCCGGAGGATCTGGCCGAGGACCTCGCCGAATTGTGGAGCCTGACGGTCACCCCGGAAGTGATTTCCGTCGCACTTCGGGCCGATGCCAGCCTGCAAAAGGCAACGGAAGGCTATTACAAGGTCAGCGAAATCTTCCGGATTGGCAGGCTGCTGTCCTCGGTCGAAAAAATTCCGACCAGCGACCATTACGACAGCCTGGCCCGGCTGCGCAGCCTGGATCTGGTGCTGAAAGCACGACGCAATATTGTCGTCCAGGCGCTGACCCAGCACGGGGACAGCCGCGATCCGGTTGCCGCCTGGCGGTCTGCGGATGCACTGCGGATCAACAGGTTGGGCAGCGAGTTGATCGCGCTCACGGAAGGCGATCCGAGCTTGTCGCGCCTCACCGTTGCCGCCAGCCTGCTGACGGACATCGCCCAAGGCGCTGCGTGAAAGGCTCGTTGCTTTAATGAGGCCGGTTTCCAGCCCCATTGAAGCTGTCATGAGATAATGCCAGTGTCGCCGCCGAGATCATCGGCTGCGACAGGCACGACAATGCAATCAGATGCACAGACAAGGCAGACCAGCAGATCCGGGATATGGGGCTGGATGCTGTTCGACTGGGCCGCCCAGCCCTTCTTCACCGTGGTCACAACCTTTATTTTCGGCCCCTATTTCGTCTCCCGCTTCACCAGCGATCCCGTCAGCGCGCAAGCCGCCTGGAGCAATGCCGCCACCGTCGCCTCCGTGGTCATCGCCCTGCTCTCCCCTGTGCTGGGTGCCATTGCCGACCGTAGCGGCTCGCGCAAACCGTGGATCGCCTTCTTTGCTGTCATCAAGATCACCTGTCTGCTGCTGCTCTGGCAAGCCGTCCCCGGCTCACCGGTGATTTTTCCGCTGGTGCTGTTCAGCCTTGCCTCGATAGCTGCCGAATTCTCTATCGTCTTCAACGATTCGATGATGCCAAGGCTGGTGAGCGCCAAGGATGTCGGCCGGATTTCCAATATGGCCTGGGGGCTCGGCTACTTGGGCGGGATGATCGTGCTGATTGCCGTCGTGCTGTTTGTTGCGGCCAATCCCGACACGGGCAAGACCATTTTAGGCAGCACGCCGCTGTTCGGGCTTGATCCGGCCACTGGTGAGGATGCCCGCGTCACCGGGCCGGTCTCGGCGCTCTGGTATCTGCTGTTCATCCTGCCGATGTTCTTCTTCACGCCCGATCAACAGAAGGGCGATCCGTTTGGCAAGGCGGTGAAAGCCGGGCTTGCCGACCTCAAGGCGACGCTGCGCGAGGTGCGGCACCGGGCGGGTATCCTCAGGTTTTTGATTGCCCGGATGATCTACCAGGACGGCGTCAACGGCTTGCTGATCCTCGGCGGGGTGTTTGCCGCTGGCATGTTCGGCTGGTCAACCATGGAAATCGGTATTTACGGCATTATTCTCAATGTCGTCGCCATTTTCGGCTGCGCCCTTGCAAGTCGGCTGGATGCGGCGCTTGGCTCGAAAACCATGGTGGTCATCAGCCTGATCCTGCTTTTGACGGCCACCTTCGGCATTATTTCCACTGGCCCCAGCTTCACCGCCTTCGGCCTGATACCGCTTTCGCCTGATAGTACCGGCAGCCTGTTCGGCACGGCGGCGGAGAAAGTCTATATTCTCTACGGCATCCTGATCGGCCTTGCCTTCGGCCCGGTTCAGGCCTCGTCCCGCTCCTATCTCGCCCGCAGCATCGCCCCTGAGGAAGCAGGCCGTTATTTCGGCATCTATGCGCTGTCAGGCCGCGCCACAAGCTTTATGGCCACCTTGTCGTTTTCGCTGATCACCACCGCCACCGGTTCGTCGCGGGCGGGCATGGCGAGCTTGATTATCTTTCTCGGCGTTGGGCTGGTGCTGCTGCTGGCAACGCCCTACCCGGCAGCTAAGAGGAGCTGAAAAATCCAGCATCAAATCTGAATGCAGCATAAAAAAACCGGCTGAGATCACTCTCAGCCGGTTTTCTTGTGTCAAATAATGAAGGTTTTACAAGCTAATGGCGAAAGCCCCGTCCTTTTCAGTCACCGCTGCGCCATTGGCCGTGACGTCGTAACCAGAACCATCAGCCTTGCGGCTAGCGGTGATGGCCACGGCCTTGCCGCCAATGCTGACCTCTGCCTCGTAGGAGGAAAGGCTGGATGGCAAGGCAGGCTTCAGGCTGATGCCCTCACCCTGGCGGTGGATGCCGAGGAAGCCTTCCAGCGCGAAGCGGTAGAGCCAGCCAGCAGAGCCGGTATACCAGGTCCAGCCGCCGCGCCCTTCATAGCCGGGGCCGCCATAGACATCGGCTGCCACGACATAGGGCTCGACCCGGTAACGATCGGCTTCATCCGTGGTCTCGGCATGATGAACCGGGTTCAGCATCGAGAACACTTTCCAGGCCTCATCGTTGCGGCCAAGCTTGGACAGAGCCAGACCCGTCCAGATTGCCGCATGCGTATATTGGCCGCCGTTTTCGCGCACGCCTGGCGGATAGGACTTGATGTAGCCCGGGTCCAGACGGCTCTTTTCGAACGGCGGAGTGAAGAGGCGAACGATCCCAACTTCGTCATCGATCAGCCGTCCGACCACAGAGTTCATGGCCTGCTGCTGACGCTCCGGCTCGGCAAAGCCAGACAGAACCGACCAGGACTGGGCGATAGCATCAATGCGGCATTCGTCCGACTGGTCAGAGCCCAATGGATCGCCATCATCGAAATAGCCACGGCGGTAGTGATCGCCATCCCAACCGGCTTTTTCCAGCGCAGCCTTCAGGCTCTTCAGGTATTTCGCCCAGGCCTTGACGCGGGCGCTGTCCTTGCGCTCCTCGGCAAAGGGCGTGAACACCGTCAACGCATTGGCAAGGAACCAGCCGAGCCAGACGCTTTCGCCGCGTCCGGCAACGCCGACCCGGTTCATGCCGTCGTTCCAGTCACCGCCAAGGATCAGCGGCAGACCGTTGGTGCCGGTGCGGGTGATGGCGAGATCAAGCGCCCGCGCCGCATGTTCGTAGAGCGGTGCCTTTTCAGCGGAAATTTCCGGCTTGAAGAAGGCGTCGTGGCGACCAAGGGCCAGCGTCGGACCATCGAGGAAGCTAACGTCTGTATCCAGGATCGCCTTGTCGCCGGTGGCCGTGACATAGGAATGGACGGCATAGGCCAGCCAGACCACGTCATCGGAGATCGTGCTGCGAATGCCGGCACCGTTCTGCGGCAACCACCAATGCTGCACGTCACCTTCTTTGAACTGCCGTGAAGCAGCGTTGAGGATCTGGTCACGAGCAAGCTCTGGCCGGTAGAGCAGGAAGGCCAGGCTATCCTGCAACTGGTCGCGGAAACCATAGGCGCCCGATGCCTGATAGAAACCGGCGCGTGCCTTGATGCGGCAGGCCAGCGTCTGATAGGGCAGCCAGTGATTGACCATATGGTCGAAAGCCTTATCGCCAGTCTTCACCTTGATATGGCCGGTGAAATCACCCCAGAAGGATTTAGCCTCGGTCAGTGCGCCGTCAAAGCCCTTGGCTTTGGCAGCCGCAATGACGCTTCGCGCCTGCTCGATGCTTTCGGCATCGCCCAGCAGGAAAGTGACGGATGCTTCTTCGCCCGGCTGCAAGGTGATGTCGAAGGCCAGTGCCGCACAGGGATCGCCTTCCGGATCGATGGAGCCGGACAGCGGCGAGCCCTTGGCCACGGCCTGTGGCATCTTGATATCGCCATGCCGACCGATGAATTCGCGGCGGCTGGAGGCAAAGCCCGACGCCGTTTCCACGGCGGTCAGGAAGGCGAAGCGACCCGAATAGTCGATGCTATAGGGGTTGGTCGCCATCAGCGACCCGGTTTCCGCATCATGGGACGGCAGCACGAATGCCGCCGTCTTCTGCGGATTGTTGCCGAGAATCCATTCGACATAACCGTAGCTGCGCAGACGACGAGCGCTATCGCCGGTATTGCGGATCGTAAGCCGGGTAAAGCGGACCGGCTCGACCTGATCGACTGTGACCGTCAGTTCGACGGCAAGTCCAGCAGCCTCGGTCGAGAACACCGAGTAACCAAGGCCATGACGGGTCTCATAGACGACATCCTGCCGGTTGCTGGCGGCAGAGATCGGGCTGACCACCTCACCGCTGTCGAGATCGGCCACATAGAAGGCCTCGCCGGTACGGTTGGTGACAGCATCGTTCGACCATGGTGTCAGCTGATAGTCGCGCGAATTGCGGCTCCAGGTGAAGCCCGAGCCTTCGGCTGCGATATGGAAGCCGAAATTGTCGTTGGAGATCACGTTGATCCACGGCTGCGGCGTCGATTGGCCAGGGCCAAGCCGCACCACATATTCGGCACCATCGGCAGCAAAACCACCATAGCCGTTCCAGAACTCCAGATCGCTACCATCAATGATTGGAGCAACAAGATCAGCACGGCCAGCCATGACCGGCACTGGCGGATACCAGTCGGCGTCAATGGCGTCCACACCGCGCGGTGCTGCAAACAGCTCGGCGGCATGCGTCACCTGATCGGTGATCTTGCCATTGCGGGCATGGAGCACGACGCGGGCGGCGGCGAGCACGGCATTCCAGCCGCTGTCGTCCATCAGGTCGCGCCGCACCGCAAACACGTGTTGCTGGCCACCTTCGGCCTGCTTGGTGCGCATGCCCTCAGCCAACTGTTCCAGAGCATGCTGCATATCCTGCGCATAGGATGCGGCCCGCTCGTTGAGGATCACGACATCGGTCACCACGCCGTGGCGTTGCAGATAATCCTGGGCGCTCAAAGCTTCGCGGACCACTTCGGTGTCCATCTCGTCGTTGATGCGCACCGCGAAGATCGGATAATCGCCGGAGATCGAGTTTGGCCACAGCGCCGATTGCGAGGCGAGACCGGCGCGCACGGTTTCCGGATCGGCCCGCAGATGCATGTCGGGATAGACCAGATAGCGACCAAGCTGCTGGAAGGCGGCAGCCTGCTGCGAGGTGATGCCGATATGGCGCATCTCGACCTGGGTGCGGGTCCAGGCATGCAGCATTTCGTGGTTGAACGCATCGGGATGACGATAACGCTCAATGGCCACATCCACTTCCTGACGGCTTGGTGCGGCAATGGTCCAATAGACCACGCTAACCTTCTTACCAGCGGGAACGCGCAGCACGCGACGGAAGCTGGCGATTGGATCAAGTGTAAACCCGTCCGAACCCGATAGAACCGCGTCTGGATCAAAGGCCGCAGCCTCGGCCAGCGTGCGGCCACGACCGATGAACTTGTAGCGGTCGGTCTCGAATTCAGTATTGCGGCCCGGTCCCGATGTGTCGGAGACCAGATGCGCCACGCAGATATCCGGATCGCTCGGCGAACGCTTGTTGCGCTCAATGCGGATCACGTCACCCTTGCGGCCAAGCTCGGTTTTCACGAACATCCGCGAGAACACCGGATGCGCGTTGTCGTTGTCGTCGCTCGACAGAACCGGCTCCATATAGGAGGTCACTTCGATGAAGCGGTCCTCGGTGCCGGTGTTGAGCAAGGTGACACGACGGCCTTCGGCGTCATGTTCGGTGGCAACCACGCATTCGACAGTCGAGGTGATATCGCCGACGGTCTTGGTGAACTCCGCCTTGTCGTCGCTGAACACCACACGGGTCTTTTCCTCGGCGGCCCGGCGCGGCGCAGCGGTCGTTGACCACCATTCGCCCGACGCCGTATCGCGCAGGAAGATGAAGGTGCCGTTGCGATCTTCGGTCGGATCGGCCTTCCAGCGGGAAACGGAGAGGCCATTCCAGCGGGAGAAGCCAGAGCCGGTGGCCGTCAGCATCACCGAATAATGGCCGTTCGACAGCAATACCAGTTCGCGGTCCTTCGAAAGCGGATCGGTAATGGTGCGGATTTCCGGACGCAGCAGGTCGGCCTGGCCCTTACCGGGGGTCTGCGGCTCGTATTTGGCGCTCATCACAGGAATTTCGCGCGGTGCCTTTTCCTGCAACAGCAGTTCGGCTGCCTCGATCACCGGATCGGCGTGGAAGAGTTCACGCAACAAGCCGTTGAAGGTGACGTTGGCAATCGCCGCAATCGACATGCCGTGATGGTGGGCATAGTAATTGTAGACGACCGCGCAGGTCTTGCCCTTCGGCACCCGGGTCGGGGTGAAATCGACAGCGTCATGGAAACCATAGGCGCCAAGCGCGCCAAGCGCCCGGAGCTTTTTCAGGTTTTCAGCCGCTGCCTTCGGATCATACTGGCTGGCGAGAATCGACGCATAGGGCGCGATAACCGCGTTCTGGCCAAGGCCGCGCTTCAGGCCGAGAGTAGGCACGCCGAAATTGGTATATTGATAGGCGAGCGCATGGTCGCGGGCGTTGAAGGCCGCTTCCGAAATACCCCAGGGGATATTGAGGCGCTTGCCATGGTTCATCTGTTCCTTGACGATCAGGTTGTTCGTCTGGTTCAGAATACCGCCCTGCCGTTCCTGCATGACCAGCGGTGGCATCAGATATTCGAACATCGAACCGGACCAGGAGACCAGCGCGGCACGTGAGCCAATCGGCACGACCTGACGTCCCAGCTTGTACCAATGTTCGGTGGGCAGATCGCCCTTGGCAATGGCAAACAGCGAGGTCAGACGAGCTTCGGAGGCCAGAAGGTCGTAGCAGGCCTCGTCCAGTTCCATGGTTTCGACGCGATACCCGATGGAAAGCAGACGCCGTTCCTTGCGGAACAGGAAGGCGAAATCCATGGAAAACGCGAGGTCGCGGCTGCGGTCACGCAGGCTGGCCAAACGCTGGCGCAGCGGCTCGATATTGGACAGGTCGAAGGCGCTATCGGCGATATGGGATTCGCAGACCGCCACCAGTGCCTCACTCCAACGCAACAGGTCCGTGCTCTTGTCAGAGCGCAGCTCGTGGTGAAGATTGGCCGCCAGCTTCTGGATGTCACGCGCCAGAACCGCGAGGTTGATCACCCGGATCGAGGCGAATTCATGCTCGCGCTTGACCGAGGCCAGCGCATTGTTGAAGCCGATGATCCGCTCATAGAGGCGAGTGCGCAACGGGCGCACGGTCTTGCGGTCGTCAGGCAGTTCCTTCAGCGCTTCCATCAGGATGCCACCGACATCGCCGATGCCATCAAGGCTGCCCTGGAGATGGGCAGACGGGGCTTCAGCCCAATGGCGGCAGGCAGACGAAATCGCAATCAGATGGCCGGCAAGATTGCCGCTATCGACCGCCGAGATATAACGGTTGCCGAGCGATTTCAGCGTATCGGTATGATACCAGTTGTAAAGATGGCCCCGGAACTTGTCCATCTTCTCGACAGTGCCGATGGTCTGTTCCAGCTTTTCGATGGTCTGCTCGAAACCGAGCCAGCCGAAGTGACGGGCCGAGACAATCGACAACAGATAGACGCCGATATTGGTCGGCGAGGTACGCCGTGCCACCACTGGCTCCGGCGTTTCCTGGAAATTGTCCGGCGGCAGGAAATGTTCGCCAGCATTGGCGAAGGTCTCATAATAGCGCCAGGTGCGGCGCGCGATGCGGCGCAGTTCGATGACGGTTTCTTCCGGCACCAGCAACCGGTCTTCCGTCTCGGCGGACTGGCTGACATACCAGGCAACCAGCGGCGACAGCACCCACATCAGCGTGAAGGGCAGGCCGATCAACGCGCCGTAGCCAGCTTCATAGGCCGAAAGGCCGAAGGCGACGAGGGCGAGCGTCGGTGCATAACGCATCGTGCGGTAATAAGTCGGAATACTGCCTTGCGCCACCGACTGAATGCTGGCGGCAGTGCGCCATTCCAGCAGCAGCTTGCGGCTGACCAGCAGGCGATACATCGAGCGAACGATAGCATCGGCCATCATGCAGGCCATATCGGCGATGAAGACGATACGAAGTGCCACTTGCGCATTGGCACCGCGCAAATCGGCCCAGAGCGACTGGAAGTGTGCGCTTGGCACAATATCCGTCTGGCGTGGTACCAGCGCGTTGATCAGCGAAATGGTCGGCGCAACGAACAGCGAGAAGATCAGCAGCAATTGCCAGATCAGCGTATCGATCGGGCTCATGGCGAACCAGCCGATCACGGACGCGGCGAACCAGGCAATCGGGGTCAGCGACCGGCGCAGGTTGTCGACCATTTTCCAACGGCCAAGCGAGGTAATACCGCGCTTCGGATCGAGGATATAGGGCAGCAACTGCCAGTCGCCCCGCGCCCAGCGATGCTGGCGGGAAATTTCCACTTCGTAGCGGGTCGGAAAATCCTCGACCAGTTCGACATCGGTCACCAGCGCACAGCGGGCGAACGAGCCTTCGAGCAGGTCGTGGCTGAGGACGGTATTCTCGTCGATCTGGCCCTTGATGGCACGCTCGAAAGCATCGACATGGTAAAGGCCCTTACCGGTGAAGCTGCCTTCACCGGTAATGTCCTGATAGACATCAGAAACGGTAAAGACGTAAGGATCGAGACCGCGATTGATCGAAAACACCCGCTGGAACACCGAGGCGTCCTTGCCTGTGGTCAGCGAGGGGGTGACACGCGGCTGAAGAATCCCATACCCGCTGACCACACGACCGGTTTCCGGGTCATGCACAGGCCGATTGATCGGATGATACATCTTGCCGACCATCTTGGTCACGGCATCGCGCATCAGCCGGGTGTCGGCGTCCAGCGTCATCACATATTGCACGCCATCCGGCACCGTATTGGCGCCCGGCAGGTAGGATGTATCCTTGTCGCCGCGCAACAGCAGGTTCAACTCATGCAGCTTGCCCCGCTTGCGCTCCCAACCCATCCAGCAATCTTCCTGGGGATTGAACAGACGGCGGCGGTGCAGGAAATAGAAACGGGTCTTGCCGTCTTCGTTGTAGCGGGCGTTTAGCACAGCCATTTCCCGCTTGGCATATTCCAGCACTTCGAGATCGGCTTCGGTCTCTTCGACCTTGGCATCCGGCCAGTCGCTGAGCAGCGAAAAATACACTTCGCCACGCGGATTGGTGAGGTAATGGACTTCCAGATTGCGGACCAATTCATCGACATGGTCGCGCTTGGAGATCATGCAGGGAACGGCAACCAGCGTGCGGGCATCGTCCGGAATGCCCTCCTTGAACTCGTAACCGACCAGACGGGCGGGCTTCAGGACAAAGGTGGACAGCGTGTTGAACAGGCCGGTTGCACCTTCGGATGCCGGCAAAGCAAACAGCACGACAAGAATGGCGATCAGCGGCACCGAAAGGCCAGCATAAGACAGGTACCAGGCAACAAGCGCCAGCGCCAATGCCGTCAGCGCCAGGACAGGCAGGGCAATGGCCAGCCAGTGCAACCGTTTGAAGCTGCGGGTAACAGCAATATGCGCCGGCACGCGATAACCGACCGCGCGTTCCAGCGCTTCCTTCTGCGCCCCCACGAGAACGCTGCCGACATTGGACGGCGCATCGGAGAGATCACCGGTCGAGGCGGCGGCCTTCGACAGATCGATGGCGATCTGGGCTATTTCCAGCTCGCTTTTGTCGGAACGGCGGGCCAGCTTTTCAATCGTGTTGCGGTAGCTGTTGCGCGAACCGAAATCCAGCGCTTCGTAATCGCTGTGGCTGCGCAGAATCTTGTCAACATGGCTGACCTCTTCGACCCAGACCGACCATTCGGTATCGTCGATGGTGCGCAGCCCCTTGATGATACTGCCCATGCTGACATTGCCGGACGAAAGCCGGTTATGCTCGGCGGCCATCGCCTCTTCGGTGGTGCGGCCATTGGCCTCCAACCGCTGCTCCAGCCAGCTGACGGCAACGGCGGATGTCTGCGAACCGTTGCGCAAGCGATAGAGAAACTGGGTGGCGAATGTATTGTCGTCGGCGAGTGATTCCAGCTGCTTCAAATATTCGCGGCAGGCGGCTTCGTCGTTCAGCCGGACGATTTCGTCAGCGGCCTCATTGGCCTTGCGCCGCATCTGCCGGGATTTTTCCACCCGGGTCGAAATGCGCCGCAGGTTTTCCACCAGCACGAAGCGCACCATGGACGGCAGCGCCCACAATTCGCCGATTTCAAGCGAATGCTCGGACTGATAGCCTTCCGCCAGCGCCGTCATGCTTTCGCGCGTCACCGTGGAATGGGTATGAGCTACATAGAGCCAGGCCAGCGCCATGACGCGGGGAATAATCCGGTCGCCGACCTTGACCGTCGGCAATTGCCGATAGAATTTCTTGGGAAAGTCGCGGCGGACTTCCTGGATCGCTTCTTCGATAATGTAGTGATTGTCCAGCAGCCATTCGGCAGCAGGCGTAATCGTCGCTCCCGCCTCGACATCGGCGGCGGTGGTGCGATAAACGCGCAGGATTTCCCGCTCGTTTTCCTTATGCCGGGCGAAGAAATCGAAATCGAAGAAACCCGGAAGCGTGCTCATCACCGAAGTGGCGAGAGCCTTGGATTTCTCCTGCAACTCATCGATTGTCAGATAGGTGGCCCGGATCGAATCGTTGTGATCGATATTGCGGGTTTCTGTATCGCGTGGCGCTGTGGATGGCGTCATAGATGGGGACATGTTTTCGAATCTGTTACCAGCAAGAGTGAAATCTGCCGCATTGGGAGGATGCAGCACTTACATATGCGCAACGGGGCCTAGGGAAAGGCCCGCGGCTGCGGGAAAATCAATACGTCCATGACAGGCGCCTTTAAAAAAGGCTTGGTCAGGCGTTATACCAAGTCTCGAAGATGCTGACGCATCCTCGCCTTGAAGGCATTGCAAATATCTCAAATGCATCAATCGCTTGAGATATTTGCAAACGGAATACGAAGAGTCATCTTCAATGACTCCACGTATTAATCCGTCAATCCGGCAAGACGGGTGGAGATGCTCTAAACAGAGTTTCACGACGATAACCACTTCCTTTGCTTGGGCTCATCCATCTGCCGGTCCTTTGCAAATGATGTCTTCCCGGCAATTTTGTCGGCACGACTGTTCATCCTAGCCTTCCACCCTGCAATGCGCAGTTTGAACCGAAGCTGAACGGGTGTTAGGGTCTTCCTCTATAAATCCACGTAGGACTAATCCAAGACCCTCCGCCCGAGGTGGACTTTTCGAATCGGAAACAGACCATCCACATTTTAGGTTAACTATGTCTCTCTTTTTCTCCAATGCCATGAAAGATGTCGTCGAGATCAGGCGCTACCTCCATCAGCACCCGGAACTGGGGCTTTCGGAGTTTCACACCTCCGATTATGTCGCGGGAAAACTGGAAGCCATGGGCTATGAGGTGACCAGGGGCCTGGCCCGCACCGGCATTGTCGCCACCTTGCGCAATGGGACCAGTCAGCGTTCCCTAGGGCTACGCGCGGATTTCGATGCCCTGCCGATCACTGAGGAAACCGGCCTCGACTATGCCAGCCTCACTCCCGGCCTGATGCATGCCTGCGGCCACGACGGTCACACGGCCATGTTGCTCGGTGCTGCCGGTATTCTGGCCGAACGCCGCAATTTCGATGGCATCGTGCATCTGATTTTCCAGCCAGCGGAAGAAAACTTCGGCGGCGCGCGGTTGATGATCGAAGACGGATTGTTCGAGCGCTTCCCCTGCGATGCGGTGTTTGGCCTGCATAACGACCCCGGCATTGCATTTGGTCATTTCGCGTTCCGGGAAGGGCCGATCATGGCCTCGGTGGATGAATGCAAGATCACCGTGATCGGCCGGGGCGGCCACGGTGCCGAACCGCAAAGCACCAGCGATCCGATCGTTGCAGGCGCCAGCATTATCATGGCGCTGCAAACCATCGCGTCGCGCAATATCCACCCGCTCGATCCCGTCGTCGTCACCGTCGGGGCCTTTCATGCCGGTGCCGCCAGCAATGTGATACCGGAGCGGGCGGACATGGTGCTGACCATCCGCAGCTTCGACGATCATGTGCGCGATGAATTGGAAAGCCGCATTCGCTCGATTGCCGAGGGGCAGGCGGCAAGCTACGGCATGACCGTGGAGATCGACTATGAGCGGGGCTATCCGGCCACCGTCAATCACAAGGCGGAAACCGATTACGTGCGCGATCTTGCCAGACGCTTTGCCGGCGAAGGCAAGGTTTTCGATATGCCGCGTCCGACCATGGGCGGCGAGGATTTCGCCTATATGCTCCAGGAAAAGCCCGGCACATACTTCTTCCTCGGCACCAAACGCACCGAAAACGACCCGCCACTCCATCATCCGCGCTATGATTTTAATGACGATATCATCCCGACCGGCACGGCATTCTGGGTGGAACTGGTGGAAAGCCGCCTGAAGCTGGAATAGGGTATTCCAAGGATATTCAGAAACGCTCTGTTCAAGGCGATAATGCAGACAAACAAAAGGCGCGGCTCCCTGCGGAACCGCGCCTTTCTTCAACAGATAGAATAATTGATTTATCAGGCCTTCACCGCGACCTTGTCGTCATCGTTCAACAGGCCGCTGGTGTGCAACAAGGCTGCAAAACGGCCACCCTTGGCGCTCAATTCGTCATAGCCACCCATTTCGACAATACGGCCATGGTCCAGGAAC
The Allorhizobium ampelinum S4 genome window above contains:
- a CDS encoding MFS transporter, translated to MQSDAQTRQTSRSGIWGWMLFDWAAQPFFTVVTTFIFGPYFVSRFTSDPVSAQAAWSNAATVASVVIALLSPVLGAIADRSGSRKPWIAFFAVIKITCLLLLWQAVPGSPVIFPLVLFSLASIAAEFSIVFNDSMMPRLVSAKDVGRISNMAWGLGYLGGMIVLIAVVLFVAANPDTGKTILGSTPLFGLDPATGEDARVTGPVSALWYLLFILPMFFFTPDQQKGDPFGKAVKAGLADLKATLREVRHRAGILRFLIARMIYQDGVNGLLILGGVFAAGMFGWSTMEIGIYGIILNVVAIFGCALASRLDAALGSKTMVVISLILLLTATFGIISTGPSFTAFGLIPLSPDSTGSLFGTAAEKVYILYGILIGLAFGPVQASSRSYLARSIAPEEAGRYFGIYALSGRATSFMATLSFSLITTATGSSRAGMASLIIFLGVGLVLLLATPYPAAKRS